In Sphaeramia orbicularis chromosome 3, fSphaOr1.1, whole genome shotgun sequence, a genomic segment contains:
- the pabpn1l gene encoding embryonic polyadenylate-binding protein 2, with amino-acid sequence MAENHLEHRYLEGESIGEHYGEDPELAAIKARVQELEMEEETDRLREEDERCDAAEMQLLTSSPRPGPFYNMTPEERIDADNRSVYVGNVDYGATADELEIHFNGCGPVNRVTILCDRFSGHPKGFAYIEFSDRDSVQSAIGLHETLFRGRVLKVMPKRTNMPGISTTDRGGHRGGHSRGRGRGFRPPRYLNSSRGRFRYQSTRPQHQTPHPYYGGPSVGKRQWGQLDYHEQMPKRYPCLLLITPPSEELGAGSSGQHYPQQR; translated from the exons GAGCTGGCGGCCATCAAGGCCAGGGTTCAGGAACTGGAGATGGAAGAAGAGACCGACAGACTCAGGGAGGAGGACGAGCGCTGCGATGCTGCAGAGATGCAGCTCTTGACCAGCAGCCCCCGGCCGG GGCCTTTTTACAATATGACTCCTGAAGAGAGGATAGACGCTGACAACAGATCAGTTTACGTTGGAAAT GTAGACTATGGAGCTACAGCAGACGAGTTGGAAATCCATTTCAATGGCTGCGGTCCTGTCAACAGAGTGACCATTCTATGTGACCGGTTCTCCGGGCATCCTAAGGG CTTTGCTTACATTGAGTTTTCTGATCGAGACTCTGTGCAGAGTGCTATTGGGTTGCATGAGACCTTGTTCAGAGGAAGAGTCCTCAAG GTAATGCCCAAGAGGACCAACATGCCAGGAATTAGCACCACAGACAGGGGAGGGCACCGAGGCGGTCACTCCAGGGGCAGAGGTCGAGGTTTCCGTCCACCCAGATACCTTAACAGCTCTCGAGGCAGGTTCCGGTACCAGTCAACCAGGCCACAACATCAAACACCCCACCCTTACTATGGAGGCCCTTCAGTGGGGAAGAGGCAGTGGGGGCAGTTGGACTATCATGAACAGATGCCTAAACGTTACCCATGTCTTCTGCTTATCACCCCACCGTCAGAAGAGTTGGGTGCAGGCTCAAGTGGACAGCACTACCCCCAACAGCGCTAA